TCTCTAAACACAATACGTTTTAGCAATATGTCTCGCAGAAAAGTGACAAAATTGCATAACAACATTCCTCTAAACCAGAGTAATTTTGAGCCTTATTAATGATAACAGTGCATTTATGAGATTACATGTCCATTCATCTCTTTTCAGAACCTTGAATACTACTATGAGAAGTGTCTCAACAATTGGATTCTTTCCCTCATGTCTTATAAATGATGGTAGTATACGTTGTATACTCTACTAAATATGTGAATGATCAGCAGCACTCTCTCGAATCTCTGCGGCTGATTGCAATCGCTGTCTTGGAGCCCGATGGACGCCCTAAAAACTGGCTGATATACTCGCCTGCTGACAAGAGCTTCCCCATGTCAACATTGGTCTTCACACCAAGACCGTTAAGCATGTACACCACATCCTCAGTTGCAACATTTCCCGAAGCTCCCTTGGCATAGGGGCATCCTCCCAGACCCGAAACAGATGAATCCACTGTGCTAATTCCCATCTATCAAGGGCTAATCCGTCAACAACCTCGTATAACTCATTCATCCAACATTTTCTATCCTGGAGGCTGCAGAGGATATTTTTTTGCCTCTGCACTCTCGCTCACTTTGAaatctactagaactcaatatTCAATTCTAGTAGATTTCAAAGAGGATGTGCAGTGCAGTTATGGTGGTAGGAAATGAACTAGATCGTGATTGCACCATACAAGATTAGAAAGAAGTTACTCACTTGGAGGGATAACAGAATATTAGGTAGAGACTGTCCATATGTGTCATGGAAATGGACAGCAAGCTTCTCGACAGGCACAACAGCCATCACAGCCTCTAGCATAGGAAGTACAGTACCTATGCCAACATAGCCTTTAGATGTCtccaagaaaacaagaaattggGGAAATGTCAAGCAATTTTCTTATGACCTTTATTGTCCAGAACAAAATTACAAGCTAAATGAGTCCAAGTTTAAAGAATGgtgaacattttttattttacgaCGTATGATAGTAAACATTGAAACACCCAAACTCGgggaaattttcttttaactaAATGTAATATTAACTCTATTTTCTGAAGtgtgcacacacacatacgGAACACATAAgaacatttataaaattttaatataaatagacaCACACGGATATATATGTATCGCTGTATTAGTGTATACTGGCATACTTACATATTCATGCATTACATACACACAGACACGTGGAGGTATATTCGCATACTTTAAGTAATAGCTCACTGACATAAAGGGGATAAGTGCAACAATGAAACCCCTCAACATCTACTCAGGGGAGTTTATTTGCCTAACTTACTCACAAAAATACCTTAGATGTTAACAAGATCTAACAAACATGTACTACATGTTTGTTAATTTGGCTGTTCCAGCAAATGTAGCAACTACAAGTTGCATCATGAGGAAGAAAGATTATGTATCTAattcaccaaaaaaaagaaacaacaacTAGAAGAAACTCCGTTACCTGGTGTAGCAACTCCAACTGTATCTCCAAGAGATATCTCAAAACAGCCCATATTATGAAGTTCCTTTGCTACATATGCAACTTTTGATGGTGAGATATTTCCTTCTACTGGGCAGCCAACAACACAAGACACATACCTGTTGAAGgtttacataaatattttcaaccaaACTCAAACTAAGATTGTGAAGAATGTTTGTCTTCTCCAACAAGTGTTTACCGAGATTTCTGAAaaactatttatcatttaaCAGAGTTTTCATGATGTTCCACAGTTTCAAAGGTTGAATAAATATTGCATCATGTGTGTAGCGTCAGTTAATTTCTCCGAGCAGTTGTTGATATCAAGTCCATGCAAAAAACTTGAATCACAAGTTATCTCATGACTCGTCAGAAGATTCGAAATTTGAACTTTTCTCCTATTTAAGTTCTAAGAAGAAGAATTGAGTTCTGAAGGTGGGGGGTGGTCGAACATATCATACCCGCGCACAGGAATCGAAAGTTTTTTGGCAGCAGAAGTTACAGCACGATAGCGAACCAAGCTCTCTTCAATACtgcaatttatatttgattttgagaaTGACTCAGAAGCTGATGCAAATACAGCAACTTCTTTTGCACCCGCTGCAACAGCAGCTTCAAAGCCCTATGAAATTGTTATGAAATGTTAATTCTCATTCCATCATAAAGAAATGGCTGGAAAAATTTTGATTGCAACTAATACCCACCTTAATATTGGGAGTCAGAACAGGCAATCTAACTCCTTCCAAATTCTGAATTGCTTCCATTACATCCTTTGCATCTGCCAGCTAGTTAAGCAAATATAGGGAATTAAACAGATGAAAGAACAAAAAACTTTACTCTATGCCAGCTCATAGATGCTGTAGTATTCAAGGCCACAAATGTGAGATAATGAGAACAAACAGGAGAGAATGGCTTCAACACAAATTAGTACCTGAGGTACCCACTTGGGTGAAACAAAACTTGTAGCCTCAACAACAGCCAATCCAGACGCAACCAATTTGCGgatcaatttgattttgacaGATGTTGGGACAACTGTTTTCTCATTTTGTAGCCCGTCCCTGGGGCCAACTTCGACTATCTTCACATATTTTGGCACACACT
The nucleotide sequence above comes from Salvia hispanica cultivar TCC Black 2014 chromosome 5, UniMelb_Shisp_WGS_1.0, whole genome shotgun sequence. Encoded proteins:
- the LOC125187991 gene encoding hydroxymethylglutaryl-CoA lyase, mitochondrial, whose translation is MSSLEEPLGLDKLPALSNIDQVYRFSSGACRPVPEDMGMGNCWIEGRSCSSSNSCNEDFGEYEQEHVTWRRHKRNLFQRTSSLGRGSVVSRNMSENDTGESKYKLFKCVPKYVKIVEVGPRDGLQNEKTVVPTSVKIKLIRKLVASGLAVVEATSFVSPKWVPQLADAKDVMEAIQNLEGVRLPVLTPNIKGFEAAVAAGAKEVAVFASASESFSKSNINCSIEESLVRYRAVTSAAKKLSIPVRGYVSCVVGCPVEGNISPSKVAYVAKELHNMGCFEISLGDTVGVATPGTVLPMLEAVMAVVPVEKLAVHFHDTYGQSLPNILLSLQMGISTVDSSVSGLGGCPYAKGASGNVATEDVVYMLNGLGVKTNVDMGKLLSAGEYISQFLGRPSGSKTAIAISRRDSRECC